A region of Brevundimonas sp. NIBR10 DNA encodes the following proteins:
- a CDS encoding ribbon-helix-helix domain-containing protein yields the protein MLKKRSVSLSGHATSVALEPEFWAVLDAIAAERELSQAGLLAWIDQTRGRRPLASACRVLALSWTAEKNTV from the coding sequence ATGCTGAAAAAGCGGTCGGTCTCCTTGTCGGGTCATGCCACCTCGGTCGCGCTAGAACCCGAGTTCTGGGCGGTGCTGGACGCCATCGCGGCGGAGCGCGAACTGAGCCAGGCCGGGTTGCTGGCCTGGATCGATCAGACCCGTGGACGCCGGCCGCTGGCCTCGGCCTGCCGGGTGCTGGCGTTGAGCTGGACGGCGGAAAAAAACACCGTTTGA
- a CDS encoding SIMPL domain-containing protein (The SIMPL domain is named for its presence in mouse protein SIMPL (signalling molecule that associates with mouse pelle-like kinase). Bacterial member BP26, from Brucella, was shown to assemble into a channel-like structure, while YggE from E. coli has been associated with resistance to oxidative stress.) → MSFLEKSWAPAAIFGGLIAVGLLGAGAFIGNGVVNAQVGDRQVTVRGLAERGVTADLAILSLRFTGAGEELTETQAKIDGDLARVRAFLKSQGYPDDVVTIGRLEVTDTKAREYVSSENAPHYILAQTVTVRTNDVRRVAQTERALNDLVREGVVLDFTAPTYVFTKLNEVRPAMIAEATASARTGAEQFAKDAKTSLGGISQATQGSFEILAREDVDSESTSLDKRVRVVATVSYRLK, encoded by the coding sequence ATGAGCTTTCTGGAAAAATCCTGGGCACCGGCCGCCATCTTCGGCGGGCTGATCGCCGTCGGCCTGCTGGGGGCCGGGGCCTTCATCGGCAATGGGGTGGTCAACGCCCAGGTCGGCGATCGTCAGGTCACGGTGCGGGGTCTGGCCGAGCGTGGCGTCACCGCCGACCTGGCCATCCTGTCGCTGCGCTTCACCGGCGCGGGCGAGGAGCTGACGGAGACCCAGGCCAAGATCGACGGCGATCTGGCCAGGGTGCGCGCCTTCCTGAAATCTCAAGGCTATCCCGACGATGTGGTGACCATCGGTCGTCTGGAGGTCACGGACACCAAGGCCCGCGAATATGTCTCGTCCGAGAACGCGCCCCACTACATCCTGGCCCAGACGGTGACGGTGCGGACCAATGACGTGCGGCGGGTGGCCCAGACCGAGCGGGCGCTGAACGATCTGGTCCGCGAGGGCGTGGTGCTGGACTTCACCGCCCCGACCTATGTCTTCACCAAGCTGAACGAAGTCCGGCCGGCGATGATCGCCGAGGCCACCGCATCCGCCCGCACCGGCGCCGAACAGTTCGCCAAGGACGCCAAGACGAGTCTGGGCGGCATTTCCCAGGCGACCCAGGGGTCGTTCGAGATCCTGGCCCGCGAAGACGTGGATTCCGAATCGACCTCGCTGGACAAGCGGGTGCGGGTCGTGGCGACGGTCAGCTATCGCCTGAAATAG
- a CDS encoding UvrD-helicase domain-containing protein, whose amino-acid sequence MTDSVPAPRISDLARSRGPGGVAELPDYLAGLNPEQRLAVETTEGPVLVLAGAGTGKTRVLTTRLAHILATGKARPWELLVVTFTNKAAREMRERITHLIGPSAEGLRWLGTFHSVAAQILRRHAELVGLKSSFTILDTDDQERLLKQLLEAANIDTKRWTPKSLSGLIDHWKNRGWTPEKLPSTEDFANGKGQILYAAYQARLATLNACDFGDLLLHNLTILSKHADIAEEYRRRFRYILVDEYQDTNVAQYLWLRLLTASTGNVCCVGDDDQSIYGWRGAEVDNILRFERDFPGAKIVKLERNYRSTSHILGAASGLIAANRDRLGKTLWTEDQSGDKVRVRGVWDGEAESRLIADEIETARRPHAGEPGMKYKDMAVLVRASFQMRAFEERFVMLAIPYVVIGGPRFFERAEIRDAHAYLRLIQSEDDDLAFERIVNVPKRGIGDTSVQKILSVARHRQVSAMTAVRDLITSDELQARTRTALSTFVRDMDRWRALAADTRHWELTETILEESGYTDMQKADRTTGQGRLDNLKELTQAMQQYETLQAYLEHVSLVMDLDRGAGDDAVQIMTLHGAKGLEFPLVFLPGWEEGVFPSQRSIDEKGEKGLEEERRLAYVGVTRAKRDARISFAANRLVYGRWTSQLPSRFVDELPIANVEAESDTGYYGASTGMKEAKSRWDDAPSFGSGYSSPGWKRAQSFTATQTPRAAHARHTVIEGEGRLVATADPKAGAGWAKGERVFHQKFGYGAVRVIEGNKLLIDFEKAGEKRVIDTFVEKADT is encoded by the coding sequence TTGACCGATTCCGTGCCCGCCCCCCGCATCTCCGACCTGGCCCGTTCGCGCGGGCCCGGTGGCGTGGCCGAACTGCCCGACTATCTGGCCGGGCTGAATCCCGAACAGCGGCTGGCGGTCGAGACGACGGAGGGGCCGGTGCTGGTCCTGGCCGGCGCCGGCACGGGCAAAACGCGGGTGCTGACCACGCGGCTGGCGCACATCCTGGCGACGGGGAAGGCGCGGCCGTGGGAACTGCTGGTCGTCACCTTCACCAACAAGGCCGCGCGCGAGATGCGCGAGCGGATCACCCATCTGATCGGACCGTCGGCGGAGGGGTTGCGCTGGCTGGGGACGTTTCACTCCGTCGCGGCGCAGATCCTGAGGCGGCACGCCGAACTGGTCGGGCTGAAGTCCAGCTTCACCATCCTGGACACCGACGATCAGGAGCGGCTGCTGAAGCAACTGCTGGAGGCCGCCAACATCGACACCAAGCGGTGGACGCCCAAGTCGCTGAGCGGCCTGATCGACCACTGGAAGAACCGGGGCTGGACGCCGGAGAAGCTGCCGAGCACCGAGGATTTCGCCAACGGCAAGGGGCAGATCCTGTACGCCGCCTATCAGGCCCGGTTGGCCACACTGAACGCCTGCGACTTCGGCGACCTGTTGCTGCACAACTTGACAATTCTGTCGAAGCACGCTGATATCGCGGAGGAATACCGACGGCGGTTCCGCTACATTCTGGTGGACGAGTATCAGGATACCAATGTCGCCCAGTATCTGTGGCTGAGACTGCTGACGGCCTCGACCGGCAATGTGTGCTGCGTCGGCGACGACGATCAGTCGATCTATGGCTGGCGGGGGGCCGAGGTGGACAACATCCTGCGGTTCGAGCGGGATTTTCCGGGCGCGAAGATCGTCAAGCTGGAGCGCAATTACCGCTCGACCTCGCATATCCTGGGGGCGGCGTCGGGGCTGATCGCGGCCAACCGCGACCGGCTGGGCAAGACCCTGTGGACCGAGGATCAGTCGGGCGACAAGGTCAGGGTGCGCGGCGTCTGGGACGGTGAGGCCGAGAGCCGGCTGATCGCCGACGAGATCGAGACGGCGCGGCGGCCCCACGCGGGCGAACCGGGCATGAAATACAAGGACATGGCCGTCCTTGTTCGCGCGTCGTTTCAGATGCGGGCGTTCGAGGAACGGTTCGTCATGCTGGCCATCCCCTATGTTGTGATTGGCGGCCCGCGCTTCTTCGAGCGGGCCGAGATCCGGGACGCCCACGCCTATCTGCGGCTGATCCAGTCCGAGGACGACGACCTGGCCTTCGAACGGATCGTCAATGTGCCCAAGCGGGGGATCGGCGACACCTCGGTTCAGAAGATCCTGTCGGTGGCGCGCCACCGCCAGGTCTCGGCCATGACGGCGGTGCGCGACCTGATCACGTCCGACGAGCTTCAGGCCCGGACGCGCACGGCGCTGTCGACCTTCGTGCGCGACATGGACCGCTGGCGGGCGCTGGCCGCCGACACCCGCCACTGGGAGCTGACCGAGACCATCCTGGAAGAGAGCGGCTATACCGACATGCAGAAGGCCGACCGGACGACCGGTCAGGGGCGTCTGGATAACCTGAAGGAACTGACCCAGGCGATGCAGCAGTACGAGACGCTGCAGGCCTATCTGGAGCACGTCTCGCTGGTCATGGATCTGGATCGCGGGGCCGGGGATGACGCGGTGCAGATCATGACCCTGCACGGGGCCAAGGGGCTGGAGTTCCCTCTGGTCTTCCTTCCGGGCTGGGAAGAAGGGGTTTTCCCCTCCCAGCGGTCGATCGATGAGAAGGGCGAGAAGGGGCTCGAGGAGGAGCGGCGGCTTGCCTATGTGGGCGTGACGCGGGCGAAACGGGACGCGCGGATTTCGTTTGCCGCCAACCGGCTGGTCTATGGCCGCTGGACCTCGCAACTGCCCAGCCGCTTCGTCGACGAACTGCCCATCGCCAATGTGGAGGCCGAGAGCGACACTGGATACTACGGTGCCTCCACCGGGATGAAGGAGGCCAAGAGCCGCTGGGACGACGCGCCGTCGTTCGGTTCGGGCTATTCCTCACCGGGCTGGAAACGGGCCCAGTCGTTCACCGCCACCCAGACGCCGAGGGCGGCGCACGCCCGCCACACCGTCATCGAAGGCGA